tctttacttatttttttattattctttatttcttttctctttctacccgtcactctcattctctccctctctcctcaAATTAGCTCTCAAGCTCAAACTCTCGCCGGCCTTACCCTcatttttttgccttttctCCTTTCTACCGTTGCTCCAAAGCTCACCATCGTCGAAGCTCCGCCGCTGACCCATCTCCATGAAGCAAAAACTCTCACCGACCGACCCACTTGCTGACCCAACTCCGTTCACTACTCACCGGTCGATCCACCCTCTGCTGAAGCCTTCCACTCTCCGCTCACTCCTTGTTGCTAGAATTTTTCAGGGTTCATGGAATTTTTCTAGTTTCGAAttgttgggtttgtgattgAAGCTCTatgggttttatttttgtggttgtgggttgATTTTCTTAGGTAGTTGTGGgctgattttggtggttgtggtggcgGTAGGAATAGACTGTGGGcagggtggtggtggtgggctgTAAGAAGTGGTGgtgggatgtattattttattgtagtagatattattttattgtgatgtttatattatttattatgttaaaagctaaaatagatccactgctgctggatgttttgtaaaatgactagataaaatagataaagtaacttttgtggtgccaaataactaaaaaaatagcttCAATGCTATGGATGCTCTTATGTGACATTAAGACCTAAGTTGGAATAAGAGATGAGAAGAAAGAATTGGAGGAAAATACTTTATTGTATTTCAGgattttacttatttttctcATGAGAATATATCATTTGtaaacaacaaataaaacaaaattaagaaatataatttatgttgaatgcaaaaattgcaagaatgcataattaaattcaaaatttttaagaagacTTTGACCCATGCAAGGTCGCTGATAAGTAGAAGTGTCAGTTGTAGCCTTATACATGATAATTGTGACtcattttcctttaaataaaaaacctagagTACAAGtcaagagggaaaaaaaagatagaggaaaaatttggaaaaaattgtgtaaatatcTAAatcgaagaagaagaatatgtaaaggaaagtttatttatttatttattcttcatTGATTTCAATGCTTAGTTATAAACatttaaattaaagtagataaaTATGTAAAGACAAAGTTATATGCATAATTAAAACTGCACCCAAGATGAATGGTTAAAGTCAATctattcatatttttaatatgtaaataataaataaataaaatgatgatgtgATGGATGAGGTGCCGCAATTAGGGTATCACAATATTAAATACTACGCTTCTATTGttatacaatataaaaatatagattttgaGGTAGCTCCACCTTTGACTGTCTTGCTTCTAGATCATGACCTATTTTGGGATGACCATGCAaatttattcaaagtgttaaTCTAGTAGTTTCTAAGGCTCATGAGATTTGTGAGATATTGAATTTAAAATCTCTAACTAGCATTTTAAAAATTCGctaataaattatcaattatcccaaaagtttaaactattgggatatgataaatttaataatttaaccacATACCTCTAACAATCCCCCTCACATGTGGACTTAAACTCCTTTTTAATAGGTGATACCAAATATATGAGATTTAAAATAGAAGGTAGAGTGAAggagaaaaatatcaaatttaatatttaacgctctaataccatgttaaattactaaGCTTTTGGAACAATAGATAGCTTAACACGCCCCAAGAGAATTTGTCCCTGTAGTTATACACTTGAAAATATGGTCATGCTGTTTTAAGGGGTAATGGAGACCTTAcccaaaactaaataaataataaatgactTCCATTTGACTATATTAGAGCCccatatgttgattttttttttcaagggaaATTCTAACCACATGTTAGAGTAGTATTTTGGTACTCAGTAATATGTGCACACTCACTCCTTTGACCAAATCAGATGGGTTCACTTCCAATGTGAGAGTGGGATATTTAATACCCCTACCCCTCTTCGCCATGTTCATTTTTTGGTTACAATATACACAGCCATCTATCTCTCATATACACCTCTTAGCATATCCCACCTACCTATAGGAACTAAGAAAACCTATAGGCTATAACTATAAGCAAAGCCACAGAATTTAAATAGTGGTAATCCCTAAATGGTACACTGCTATCAGCTggtatcaaaatatttttttcccttggcCAAAATAAAACAATCTTCGGTACCAAATTTACTCCCTCGATAGTTAATCAAACTTCATATACTTCTATACATGTCAAAgaagaacaaattaaaaagaaagaatggaaTAGAATTATTGTGGAAGGGGATGCAAAAATTTGTATCAAATCTCTAGTGCCTATGTGTTCAAAGGAAAAGCAAGTACAGTGGTCTATCTCCATCTTCATCAGAAATAGTTTAGAAATTAGTAAGAGTTTTTTGAGttgtaattttgttgaattagtAAAGTCTGTAATGATATAGCCcatgtttttgcttttgtagGGTTGaatgttcttttgtttttttttttttggtacaagattgttcttttgttgtttcttaatttttgttccTTTAATGAAAGTccagattattaaaaaaaacacacacacacacaaattaacGAATTAGAAAGTGAATAGGACAATGATGAATGATCTCAAAAACACCCcatttagcaattttttttaaaatcatcatTATATTGAAAGAAATACTTTTATCACACCCAGCTCATTTAGTATGTTGTTGTTGAATGCTGACTAAATATATtaagtaggggtggcaattcgtgttcgcgtgtcgggttcgtgtcgtgtcaagtcatgagtattcgactacatagatcaacactaacccgacatgtttattaaacgggtcaagattcctcaaccctaacacgacccatttattaaacaggtcagtcgtgtcgacctgtttatcagattttatcaaaatgaaaaataaaaattaatgaaaaaacaaacaaataaatatttttaatataaaattcagaattaacaagtaactgcatcacaaataatcattcaaaattaaagcatatcccaatatcacaaataatcaagcacaatatgtcaaagaaaataaatcacaacaactaataagtttatatacctagagtttgaagggtatattggtaaaatatcatttaattaaacgggttaaacgggtcaaacgggttctatgtgttcaacactaacccaacccatttattaaacgggttagtcgtgtcaacccgaatatgacacgaacccgttaagcctcaacctataacctgctaatttcgtgtcgtgtcgtgtcgggttcgcgggtcgtgtcaaattttgccacccttaATATTAAGTGGTTTTCACCAACTAAATGCTTTAgtctatatgtatatatataataatagataaagcagagaaaattaaatttcaaattgaaattcaattaaagtataattttgcgccacgtgtttcatttaatctaaattttagaatttcgTGCTAAATGActtaatttaatgtaaaaattaaatttcaattagagtttaattttgcaccacatgtctgatctaatctaaatttttaaaatttttgtgccaaattagttaatttagtgtagaaaacaagaagtccaatataataaaccataaaaaacataaccatataactaaaaaaaaatatttataagttatatatataacttagagaaagttgaattagaatttgaaattataatccaattttgcatgtgtctaaatttatatggggactacaccataattatccacttaagcaTGTGCTATGtatctacttaagttttttaatttttgtgtcaagtgagttaatgaacGCAAAATACTaggaatctaatattaatgaattataaaattaaaaagaaataataattacatatgctcaataaaaatcaccacatttttctgaagaaaaaaaatcacgatatgttctatcttattaaaaattagaaaaaaattatcataagtagtattaaatttagttaagaattttaatatgtgactacttatatttacttttaaaaaataatttgactaattatctatattttatgataaaaattgtgtttaatttataATGTATCTATACGTATGCATGAATGTATGtgttatatgtttttttaataataatttgactaattatttatatttttataataaaaaattttgtataattttaaatgcGTCCATGCATTTGCATGAAGTTACATGCTAATGATATATTATGCACAATCCAATATAGAAAGAAAACATTGagtactatatttttttttagagttttaacaTATAGCATCCGCTTTTGATTATACCTCTTTATTGAAAgtgtattttaaataaatataaataattaaagtttttggtgtaaacagagattgaatcccagatctcttatacaaccatcaaagatTTTAACTATAGAATTAACCGGAACCACTTTATTCCCTATACTTAATTGGGCCAATAACACATTTTAATAATGTGAGAGTAAAATCCAATAAAGAGATAGAATATATGTATGCGTGGAAAGGAGACATGGAGAGGGATTCTGATGACCGGCAATAAACAGTGTTCCTGAAAATTAATTACTTCTTTCGAAGATAGAAATCTTATGAATCTGAAGAAGGTGGCAGTGCCTTTTAAAACCCATCGAAAGAGAAAGGGCTTGGTGCGGGTGCTTGAAAGAACAATGGTACGTATTGATGTTATGTGGTATATGTCTTCCGCAGATTTCAGAGTTTACGCGGAGCCCAAATTAGAGTGGGGTTTTGCTAAAACTCATTTTAGGCCATTATGGGTCTCCCCATTAAGTCCAAAACGTTAATGGGCCTagattaatttgtttttctagGCAATTCACCCTTGCAGACTTCGGCCCAACAAAAAACTCAACGGGTGTGACTCTAGCTAGCCTGGGCTTGCCTTTAAAGGCTGCTTAACATGACTGAGGGGGCAGTGGGTTACAGACTCAATAGCAAATGGAAATCAGTAATGTGTGGGTTTAAAGGGATAACCTACtggtaatatatattttgtggtgTCGTGTTTATGTTTCCAACcactgttttaaaaaccggactgGACCGTCCGGTCTAACCAGTTCAACCGGGAAAATCGGTGCAGTCCGGTCCGGTTAAATGCCTCAAAACCGGTTAAAAAccggaaattttgaaaaaaaaaaacggtttgATTCttggttcggtttttaaaaccatgattccAACTCTATCTAACCCTTTCCTCCACTAATACCTATcaacaaaaatatcaataaCATTTGAGCAAAAATCAATAATCAGAAAAATAATACAGATTTTAGGCAagtattgataatttttctCTTAAGAGTTTGTTATCTGCTTACAACCAATTCACTATCAGGATGTATCGAAAACACCAACTATAGATAATGATTATGAAATTTTGTGCGAAGAGATTTTCTTACAAGATTGTGCTTGGCTAAAAATGATGAAGGGAAACAAAAGTAATTTCTTACGGTAAAAAATTGTGCTGCACTTGACTAAAAATGaggaaggaaaacaaaaatgaagtgAATATATTTTAGACCCTTAATTTATAGTCAATATCTTTAAACATTTGTAATTTCCGAATTAAAAACATAATCGATTTAAGTGTCACCCACTTTTGTCTAGAGCCACATATTTATAAATTCActcaattatttaatttgttaatgTTTGTGTTACTTTATATACCCCAATTTTGCTTGatcaagaaatatatatatacagctCAAAAGCTTGGCTATTTTTCTATgtgacaagatttttttaaacacaaactTACTTCCTTAGTTCCTTCCGCTTCCATTCACAATTTACTCTACAATTTTTAAACAAGATCTCTATTGGCCAATGATGCATCCATGCAATAAGCAGCACTTATCACCTCCAATATTAAGTGGTCTAGATCCTTAGCCAAAGCTAAAATGAGAGCTGCTTGATGCCTTGAACGGCCTTAGCTAGCTTCAAACAACCAAAGGACTGGAAATTGGGATATTACACCAAGGATGTTTTGGTTGGAGGTAAAAAAGggaggaaggaaaaaaagaagaaaaaattgttgggagaggtgtttggttgggagggggAAGGGTAGAGAATTTTGGTGGGGCTTAAGAGTTTTCCCTCCAAGCCTACAAAACacaatctctccaaattgaggagaaaatgtgagagaaaattatgcaaaaatgTTTCGCCAAAAATGCCATTCAAGCCCACTATGTGTGTAATGCCTTTTTTTGAAAGGGGTCATTCATTCATAAACTCATAAAAGCAAAATATCGTAAGCCAAGGCCTCCACAGCCGGAGGAGGAGAATCCTCCATCCAATATACATCATTATCTATAGAATTCCTAGCATGCTGAGCAAGAACATGTGCAACTTTATTCCCATCCCTCCTAGTAGTACTAATGCTAACCCACTCCAAACAATAAACCAAATGGCGAATATCCTCCACCACATAGCCTAGCAAGGAACAATCTATCTTTGTCGAT
The sequence above is drawn from the Castanea sativa cultivar Marrone di Chiusa Pesio chromosome 5, ASM4071231v1 genome and encodes:
- the LOC142635789 gene encoding uncharacterized protein LOC142635789, whose amino-acid sequence is MRFSPTLTSGVGAIIRDEHGQVMAAMTTSGPPVRSSMEAELLACRRSLEFAVDAGFNKLIIEGDNVNVMQAISSTKIDCSLLGYVVEDIRHLVYCLEWVSISTTRRDGNKVAHVLAQHARNSIDNDVYWMEDSPPPAVEALAYDILLL